Below is a window of Thunnus maccoyii chromosome 16, fThuMac1.1, whole genome shotgun sequence DNA.
TTGCGGACACTACTCCGATTCCTTCACCGCCACTACTGCAGCAACTACATCCAGCCCCTTGCTGGTGATTTTCAAAGAAGCAAGTAACTTTGACACTGAACTTCattgaaaataacaataatttaacaGAATGATGATTGGCCATGGATTACTTGTTAACTactcatttaagttacatttttactgaagtaagtccacatttacctacaaaacaggttgtaaacagtggctcctagcattattttatttttgaaatatcatcCATGTCGCTTGtcttacacctacaaacaaggcctatttttaaattgtatattttttaaggGAGTTCGGCATGAGCGTTGTTAAGTTCAGGGGCCCAGAGGCccagaggctgttcagttggggGTGTGGTTTCAGCACCTTCAGTGGACACGCCCCCAGCGTTTCCCAGCTCAGAATACTGTTTGTTGTTCCAttattttgaaacctaatttcATATACTTTTATATTCTTTTAATCAATTCAGATTTGGCTGGTtggttaataacacatttttctgtggtgtgaaaaactcagagcacatatttattattgctttacacagactttaagcACAATTGTATTAAATAAAGTGAACCATCTAAGCTCAATATACTGTGTATTGAAACAATATAGCCTTAAAACTATTTTAACTCAGGGCTGCTCTACAAGATGGGGGCTGCGATATTACTGCAGCCTTAAACTTCCTTTCACATTATAtatagtgtttttgttgtgtataGGGTTTAAACAAATATCAGCTCTCTCTCTTATGATCAACTATGTTACAGAGACATTGCTCTCAAAATTGTTCTGAGCCCTATGGTAATGTATACTGCATCACCTGCCTTGATCAAAATATTGCAGGATTGTTACACACATTGATGATTTGTCACTAAAATACAGGAGAAGGTTCCTAATATATTTAGTGACTAATTTAGTGACCTCTAATCCTGAGGTCAGACATTCTCACTCTATGATATTCATGATCCCCTGACAAACTAAACCTCTAGGAGGAACCCTAATGTTTCTGGTAACTTCTTGTGGTACATCCAACAACATCCACTCATGTAAGcaagaaatgtaaaaatcaaacaGATGGTCAGCCATGAAATACATGCTCCCCGGAAGATGAACCATTCTTGTTTAGcacactatatactatatacactatatacacttaataaatgctgcagctcctcaagaccaagaaaataGTCGTCTatcgaagggggttagccccgaagttagcaacaacgtGTTAGCGTAGCCTGACCACGCTCACTCATTTTAGTGTCACTTTTGGCTGCTCTTTAACAGAGAACGGACaaatgtctggctgatgagtGTTTCatatccccccctcccctccccgaCTGCTTTGGACaaccaaagcagtcaacctaggggaaacactgtgaaCTATCCTCAAGCTCCACAAAATGTGAGTTTTACAGACACAATATCTCATAATCTAATAGGCGGGTAgcacatgaaatgaaatgagcaCACTCATCATTTTAGTAAACCTGTGGTTCTTCCTCTAATGTcaccctcaggacaaactgTGCATCCCATTCATCAACTACACTAGGGGTGTTTGCTGATAGGGCCTTAAGtgatttaacctttttttttaattttgggtTCCTTTTGTAGACAATGTGACACCATGTTGTGATTTTGGGCACAACTACAACTGATGACACGAAATATTTCAGCTATACAAATCCTCTATGGAAAATATCATGTTTTGGTGTCCAGAGTTGCTTTTCTCAACTATCACACTGTTTTTTCACTCTTCAACTCAGTAGTTTGCAATATTGGCCTCAGAACAGCCTCTGTGAAAAGTAGCTGATCCAGAAACAGCTCAAGTTAGTTCAGTGTTGTCAGTTGCAGTGActctatgacacacacacacacacacacacataatacatatacatatatatagagagaatTATTTAACAGTCTTATTCTGTTGCATAACTCATTTAAACATTAATGTGTTATTGCTCTGCCCTGTTGGTGGCCAGATGTGCTTAAACTGGGTAAAAATGGCCTCAAACCTGCTGCTTTCTATGACACTTGGATATCTGATGGTAACACATAGTGTGAAGACATGAAACACAGCTGAGGTAAAATCACAATACACATGGAACTCTATATGTGACTGTTTTTCAATCATttgttgtaaaaataaatggacACTGGTTGAGTTCATTTCCACAGAATCAAATATgattcaataaaacatttacttcAACATGTTCTTGATACAATGCATTACAAGTGTTTAGCAGTCAGGCATTAGACTGtattacaaaaaaacagaacGCATTAAGACTTTATCATCAAaatcatttgtgtgtgtcaacCAACACACACGAAGGCGTGGCAAGGCTTCTCTTCATACTGATGACATGATGTCCGTGCACTGGACTTCTGTAGTCTTGGGTCTGAAGGGGATCAGTACTCCACAATCATTCCATCATTTCAACTGCAGCACCACCTGCAAGACACAAATACATAGAAACGCTTAGCATTTCTGCTTGtttctgcccccaagtggccaaaaaagtGATTGATGCAGCTTTGTAGGATAACTCTAGcattattctacatttttcttactgtcaacataTCCTATGATAATACTTTCTGATTTCCTTAATCTGTGTGTGACTCTCAGCCCCAAGATCACAGATTCCCaatgatgttttttgtcataAGTCAAACTTGTGAAAAGGGTTCACATATGCAGTGTATACTGTacactttcagtttaaaaaaaggctcAACTTCCTAAATTTCCTAAAATAGCGTGGTAATGACATGGTATCATTTTTATCTATTCGGTAtagattaataataaaaaatggattaaaaaaacaaacaaacaattcatTAATATCTCTTATTAATGTAAAATCTGATGTCAACGTCTCCACAGACAAACagtacagttttattttattaggaATACAGGACTAGAAACAAACTACATCATATCCATCATGATAgaagagtgtgtgcatgtgtgtgtgtgttgaaagatccccttcaaacatgtttgaactTATTAAAAACTCTGCTTTGATTTGAATAAtgtgtctgatatagtttttccacaaaaaaaaagttaaattaccttCTTAGAAAatgtcctcttcctccctcatataaaagaacagaataaatgaatatgcacattgttcatttcaagttttcttgctggacaccagatttctcctccttcactgtaaagtccattctcagtgtttgcgTACTGGGGGggcatactggaccacgattggctcaaaactagatgtgatgtcacaaatcatgctcataggtacacACCCACCTTAAACTCCCCTTtatcagatgaatgtgaaaacaaactgcacatactgtacatcattctgcacagggaagcacaaacatccaacaataagctaaacacttttttgagtggagggggactttaagaaCTGATAATATATTACTAATATATTATTGACTAATAAAATGCCAGCCATGTAGACTCATCTACAGGGTCCACAGCTAACACATGGATTCGACTTGAACCTTAATCCTTAAAGTATGAACAGAGTGCTGTAATGATTGGATTTACAGTATAGTTAGTTATAAACCATCCTGATGACACATTATATTCCACTTGTGTACTGAGCAGCTCTGGCTTCATACTGTGACAATGCTGCCACCTAGTGGCTGAGCTGTTTATTCtacatgaatgtgaaaacattagCTGGTGAAAACATTCTTGTGAAACTTCttacagagacagaagaaagaataagtgtgaagtcacacacacacacacacacacacacacacacacacacgttttccTAGGTAACTTTTGAGAACATTACctatatttacattcatttcctggaactctaaccataaccactacttacctagccctaacccttaccctaaccctaaccactgacccaaaaaacagctttttatcaattggaaaaacagattttatcGCAAGCcatccccaattaactggtctgaatttgtccctgaaagtagcctatgatAGACCtaaagtgtgagtgtgtgtgtgtgtgtgtgtgtgtgtgtgcacatttttgtTACCTCACTGGGACCTTTTCTGTTATAAAcaccagtagtcctcatggggaccaaagcctggtcctaatgaggcaaatCGTTATTTCTGAGGTCCTGTTTAAGGTTAGGGGGTTAGGCATGTGTTGGTTATGGTTACGGTTAGTGTTTGGGTTCagctgtccacaatgaatggaagtcagtgcaatgtcctaacaaggatagccGTGCAagtttgtgtgttctgtgtgtgtgtctaccttATTAGCAGCCTCCAGTGAACTGATGAGTGTGTTGAGCTCTTCTCTGTTCATCTCCATGGTGATGGGCCGGAGGGCTCCGTTCTCCCTCACATCCAGACTGAGACTGAGCAGAGGAGTGTGCAGAGATGAGATCTTATCACTGGACAGGGCCAGCTGGAGGGAGAGCAGATACaggaacaggaaataaaacaatagtTTGATATCAGACCTACCACTTTACTtataatttgaatttttttttgttggataTTCTTCATCAAACAGCTTTTTCCAGCCCAATCAGTGACAAGATGCATTATGGAAACATGTAAAGTTGTTCATGTTaagataaatatacaaatgtttcaaaatgagTGTGGCCAGCGCAAACAcgcccataaagttttgcagctgagtgcaatttgcccttgttttgcgTCTGTTTGAGTGAGCAGAGCAGTTTctagtgtttcaggcttttctccacatttcagcacacagattggtccataatgaaaactgcagagagcacagaAGCCTCAAATTaagtgtctttaattagcagaggaGCATACACACaagctctccacaatcacaaaccaacttccatgtattttgcttctttgacttctctagtatttcacatctataacataatctactgaaagTCCATCAATATAGactacagctattaatgtgactcaggcaggtctgaaacatgttagattcatgtctgaatcttacaataatgttgttcaggtgtcactgaatgtatccgggattttgcagaaacatcagtactgatgttctgtttgttgcccacagctggctgtgtgtcacagctggctgcagcatcacacagcagctgaaacgataagaacgtctccaaactgagaaagaggctgtaTGCAGCACAGCAGTGGTGACTTCAATAACAccggatcagtcaggatctgacggtaattaatgttctgagttctgctacacatctacacaggtcagctgttacacacagattcaggTTTATACGGTgggataaataataataataataataataataataataataataataatgaagcaGAACTTATGGAagaatcctgagctccatcagagctgtcaggacatttttatttttatgtagcTGAAAGTCCGAGATAAACCTACCACCCCATACCCACTTGATCCCCCCAATGTCTGGCTGAAGACTTCACCATTGATATCATTtaatatcaattcaatatcattcaatGCCTCACACCTGAAGCctgaagatttgaagagagagagcgagagagatagagaaagagaggagtgaGTGTGCACCAACGCCAACTATCTGAAGACGCTAATAACTCAACCCTAACTGTGTGTGGCAATTAGagctggtctttgtgaattagaGTTTTTGCAGCAAGGCTTATTTGCATTGAAAGTGGTCAATTTTGCGCCGAATGCATGAATACcacctaatttacatacatgcaaatgacACAGGCACACTGTGACGCTATGTGCTTAGCGGTGCAGTTTGCAGTTCATTTCACCCTTTGcaggtgctttgtgaattacatgCTATGTTTTTATGTCACAGGTTTAACAGCCGCATAGCTGTACAATCCTTTCAAGGATTTGGCTCTAAATGAGCTAAATGCACATCCACAAttcattttcaggttgttttCATAAAGATCTCTGACCacacagaaatgccaaaaacaatTGTAAAACAGATGGTGCCAAATTTacaaaacccccccaaaaaactaacaaaccagagcataaaatggaaagaaaacattctCACGATGTCCACCAACACAGGAGTGGAACCTACTTTAAACCTATTGTTTTTAAGAGCAACCCAGTCTCACGTCAAAATATATAATAGCTATGTTTGTCCAAACCGCAAAGTATACAGACTTCAACTCAGATGACAAGCTGTCTAAAGCTGGAATGGGATTTTGATGATTTGTATCAGCTACATGAAGTCTGATTGCATGATGTTCTGCAGTGACCCTCCTTGCTCTACAGTGGATGATCCTGTTATTTATGACAGTTTGgaagtaaatattaaaaatgcaagTCATGCTTCTTAAGTAAAAAGGTTAAGAGCGCATTTGTCAATGAATGACAGtatccagtaaaaaaaaaaaatgcacagcaGTAATTCACCTTAAGCTGCCAGTCGAAGTCCTGCAGAGTAGCAGAGGAGATGGAGTTGGTTCTGTCCAGCAGAGCGCGGCGGATCTCCTCCCGTCTGGCTTTCAGCACACTCAGCACAGCCTCGGCGTGGCTGCTGCTCACATCCGACAGTCCGGCCAGCACCTGCACCCAGCCAGCAGGAGGACACTGACAACCTGACCTGAGAACAGCTACTCACCACTACAGCCCGTATGTTGCAGTATGACACAAACCTCAAAGTCTGAACACACGATGTAATCATCTTTTACTTGACAATGAAAAGTTGACATATACGGTGGATCTCTTTTACAGACTACTGATTCCatgatttattactttttagAGTCAATAGATGACATCAGAGCCAATAGCAGATCAGTGCATATCTGTGCTTCCCTCGTATTTACAATTATTATGTAAAGATGAAACGACTACctgattaatccattagttgtttggcagaaaattaatctgcaacaatttggAAAATCAAGGAAttctttgtaattttttaagTATAAATGCCAAAagtcttcttcttattattattattattttatattagttcattgaatatatttggtttcggacaaaacaagacgtcaACTTGagctctgacattttattgatgaatAAACTGATTAATCAAAACAACTGACAAATGCTCTACAGTAACGATAAGATGTTAATTCATGCCAACCAAAGGAAACAAATCACTCCTCATCTCTAATCTAAATGTCACCCTACAACTGTAATcgtgtgctgctgctgtcatctCACCTCCTCATCAGAGCTGTCGTTCCCTACAGCCAGGCGGAAGAACGCTGTCAGAGAGTCGAGGAGCTCCAGCCACTCCGTCAGGCTCCAGGTGACGCCGTAATCCCCCCTGTGAGGAGGCTCCCGTCCACAGAGTCCATCCACCACCCTGTGACACAGCTACACACGGACAACACCGTCACGCTCTGTTTGGTGTTTAAGTTGTCTCGCTGGGCTGAAAACTTATAGGCGTTCACACATTTGAGAGTTTTGAGATGATCAGCTCTGTACGGCTTTGCAATGATGGACGAAGCCAGGGTCACTGTGCTGAGTTTAGAGATGCTCTACTCGAGCTAACACGGAATTTTAACGGCTGTCTCATTGCTCATACAGCATTTCCAATGTTCTCTCTGTTCCCCTACTCAAACTCCACATAGAACTGGGGTCCAGCTGGTCTGCTTGAATTCAGATCCAGCTGTCATCATCACTGTGTTCATGGCCTAAATGTTCTTCCAGAGCTGCAGTAACAGGTGGGAGATGTGTTTGGGGTCAACTGCTCTCCAGTCTGATCACTGCAGATTGGGTTTCAAATTAAAAGAGAGCTGTCTTCACATTAAATCGACTGCataacagagaaaaagatgaaCTATGAGTGGTGAGGTTGAACCTGGCAGGTACACATATtagcaaatgaaataaaaagtgaaatttaaaagccttaaaattaaataatcttGAAATTCGATTTCCATGTGTAATTATAAGTCATTTAAAGATAGAGCAAAGATGTAGAATTATTAATGGACAAATGTAATGATACTTTTATTAACATGCagcatttaaatgcaaatgtaattgttttttttaagacataaaatactctgcttggaacaataatgtgtgtctgatatggtttttccctCAAAAGAAGTAGAATTACCACTTTCAAATCATTCTAATTACATCTACTCTCaataatctatgaatatataaacatatttcatttcagaagtttacctgctggacacaagacgacacacccactttactacaagaccaaactagttgtgatatcacaaatcaaGCTCcttataatcacattttcaatgattttagagaaactttcagcagatgaatgtcaAAACAAACTGTACAGAAATCATTCATCAAACATCCATCCTTCATGttggaacaagaagaaaaacctattttggGGTGTAGTGGGACTTTAAGTATCAATGATCATAATTCAATCATAATGAAACACTGACGAAGACAGATGCAGGACATTTGTAAAGActatttgtaaaaaataataactagCCTGTTCACATGGAATCCATCTACAGGACCACACATAGAACAGATTCTGGTTGTGTGTTCAGTATCAGACATAAGATCCAACATATCATCAGTAACTGGTGAGGGAAGAATGGAGGAAAAGACTAATAACTGCCGGTGAGTGATACAAGAACAGTGACGTCACAGACTCTTGATTTACAAGCTTATTTCATTACGCAATTATAAAACGTGTATTAGCATGCAGCAGCATAAGCATGGATGCAACGCTTAGCACTTACTTTTAGACTTTCTGTGACAGGTAAGCTTCCCAGTAAAACCACCATGTTTTCATTTGGTTCCGTGTTCTGATCAGCTGATGTCAGTCACGTGGTAgtctgagctgcgttcacttGCTTTGGGGGAAAATGAGAACCCAGCATCTTCAAAGACTACTTATTATGTGCGTGGAAGGTGTTAAATGTATCACAGTGTATATGTATCTGTGTTTCGCCATGATGTGACTCTTACACTTGTCGCCTGGTCATTATGTGTTAACGTTGGCTCGCGCGCCGAACTCAGTTTAAAGATCTACGAGTTCAGTGTGACCTTGCTCGTTGGTAAAAAAGGGCAAAAGCCAGAGTCAACCAACTGTTAACGTTTAAAAATGTCGTTTCGCAAATTGATACAACGAATCCAATGGATGCTGGGTGTATTACCAAGGTCAAGTAATTCTTAATTAATACCACACTACACATATATTTTTGCCGATACGGAAGGGAGTGCGGTTGGACGGCGCCGCACGGGGAAACGGAACGCCTCGCAGCCGGTGATCACATCCTGCTTTGTCCTGCGGGCTGTTTGTGAGAAAGTCGCAGTCGCACAGTGATGCAAAGAAACAGCGATGTGAGTTGCTGTCGTTACCGTTAAGCAGGACACGtatggaaacaaacagcagggtAAGTGTTGTCTGTCACTCGGATATTTTCTTGGAAGAGATGTGTTCATTCATTACAGTGATGGTGAACAGTATGCAGAATGCAGAGGAACAACAATGTAGGCCTGCAGTTTTATCTACCACTGAAACACAAGCTATTGTGGGAagctttctctttctgtttagACTTAATGTTGGTCGAGCGACTCATTAAAGTAAGTCATAGCCAGTCATAGCTGACTATATGTTGTTAGCTATTGGACACAGTAATAAGTAGGTTCAAGAATTTACAGACTCTTACTCAGCAAACCCAGTTAGATAAGGTGAGTAAACAGGTGTGGTTACAGGTTAGTAACCTCGTGTTTATATATCCAGCTTCAGTCAAGAGAAAGCGTATCACTGCAAACCATGCATGTAGTTTTTGTTGGTATGGAAGGCTAAATGTATCTGTGTTGTTTCCCAGAGTTGGTAAAGTTTGTTTTAGCTGGACAGTGATGACCTGATGCTGTTTGGATCCACTGTGAAAGAGAAGAGTGATGTTGGGAGAGCACACTAGTATGTGTCAGCAGCTAAACCAGAATCATGGCATTTTAAGTGGCTCTCACTGTACTCACAcataaggcaaaaaaaagacCCTACCCTACTACCCTATGTTAGGGTCAGACCTGGGGGTACAGTTACACTTGAAATGATGTGGGCAAAATATTCTCTCAGAGACAGTTTCAATAAAAATAGAACATTAGAACTTTCATACAGGTAGTAGTTGTAGTACATAAAGCTAATAGACTGGCTAGTAGATATATGCATCTGATAATCAAATTGCATTGATATTTCAGCTGTGGTATCTCATAGCTTAGTGTGAACCATATCACAGGGTTATGGTGTGGATGGCGATCATGCATCTATTGAATAAAACAGCAGAACCACTAGCAGGCCAGTATGGTGCTGCTTACATGGCCAGCAGATGATCATCACCTGACCAACTTATGTAGGTGTTTCTctcagtgttttggtgtttttgctggGTCAAGCTTTTCCACCATTGTAAACAGTGAGATACACCGTTTGACCAGAGGTATGCTGACACCCCTGTCCACATGCTTAACTTTTGGACTTGGGctgattttcatattttggGCTCAGCCTCTTATACCACACAATCACATGGTGGATGGATGGTAGAGATAGGAAAGATTCCCGTGTTTATGACGTCTCAAACAGGTGTATTACTACAGAGTTGGTCGTCTCAgggttaaaaatactgtgcattgacaGTACTATATTCTTTAAAGTTGACTTTTATCTAGAggtgcaatgattagtcaattaatcgataagttgccaactattttgatcattgattaattgttttgagtcattttaagagaagaaaatgtccaaattcacAGATTccaaatgtgaatgtttctggtttctttagttctctatgacagtaaactgaatatctttgggttatgaaaagaagggaaaagatcaacatttttcacaattttctggtattttatagaccaaacaactaattgattaattgagaaaataatcttcagattaattcatactgaaaataatcattagtggCAGCCCTGCTTTAATCATGTTGATCGACAGACTTTGGTTTACATTTTTAGGTACATCCATATTATGATGCGCCAAGTCAGAGAGAGCTTTCAGACATTCCAAACA
It encodes the following:
- the commd8 gene encoding COMM domain-containing protein 8; this translates as MVVLLGSLPVTESLKLCHRVVDGLCGREPPHRGDYGVTWSLTEWLELLDSLTAFFRLAVGNDSSDEEVLAGLSDVSSSHAEAVLSVLKARREEIRRALLDRTNSISSATLQDFDWQLKLALSSDKISSLHTPLLSLSLDVRENGALRPITMEMNREELNTLISSLEAANKVVLQLK